One genomic region from Blastocatellia bacterium encodes:
- a CDS encoding S41 family peptidase produces MRKILCLILLGAFPLPIIPGRTLTPAWAQAQSVASVAPARTPAELRREAFDIVWTTVKEKHFDPTFGGVDWDQVRQKYRPRLDAITTDQEFYDLLQQMLGELRQSHFNIYPPGTFIEEESSEHAGAGVGLDLRILDGQAVITRVEPDSAAARAGLRPGFILLQIEDTPVERIKERFASSREPDARRTLRLVRALRDRLLGRAGTSVRLVYLDEQDRQREVVLVRQPLKGEMSPPLGNFPSQYTEFEARRLAGGIGYIRFNVFVVPLMEKIRAAIRAMSDAPGLIFDLRGNPGGIGGMAPGIAGLLETRQLSLGRMNMRTGYQNFVVFPQPNPYTGPVVILIDGGSGSTTEIFAAGLQEIGRAIVIGERSLGAALPSIFHRLPTGALFQYAIADFITPRGTMLEGRGVVPDIEIRLTRRALLDGGDPALEAAIEYLQKHRKSSRRMNTDRLTRSVSHKSVSIRGHLW; encoded by the coding sequence ATGCGGAAGATTCTTTGCCTGATACTGCTCGGAGCATTCCCCCTGCCAATTATTCCAGGGCGGACGCTGACTCCGGCGTGGGCACAAGCGCAATCGGTCGCCAGCGTCGCTCCGGCCAGGACGCCGGCGGAACTGCGGCGGGAAGCGTTCGACATCGTCTGGACGACGGTTAAAGAGAAACATTTTGATCCTACCTTTGGCGGCGTGGATTGGGATCAGGTGCGACAGAAATATCGCCCGCGACTGGACGCGATCACCACCGATCAGGAGTTCTACGATCTGCTTCAGCAGATGCTCGGCGAGCTGCGGCAGTCGCATTTCAATATCTATCCTCCGGGGACATTCATCGAGGAGGAATCCAGCGAGCACGCTGGCGCCGGCGTGGGGCTTGATCTTCGGATTCTCGATGGACAGGCCGTCATTACTCGCGTGGAACCGGACTCGGCAGCAGCCCGCGCCGGACTTCGACCGGGGTTCATTCTCCTTCAAATCGAAGACACGCCCGTCGAGCGAATCAAAGAACGATTTGCGTCCAGCCGGGAACCCGATGCCCGACGCACCCTCCGTCTCGTTCGTGCGCTGCGCGACCGACTGCTCGGACGCGCGGGGACTTCCGTTCGCCTCGTCTATTTAGACGAACAGGATCGCCAGCGGGAAGTTGTGCTCGTGCGCCAGCCGCTCAAAGGAGAAATGTCGCCGCCGCTTGGAAATTTCCCCTCTCAGTACACGGAGTTTGAGGCCCGGCGCCTGGCCGGAGGCATCGGCTATATTCGGTTCAATGTCTTTGTCGTTCCCCTGATGGAGAAGATTCGCGCGGCCATTCGTGCGATGAGCGACGCTCCGGGACTCATCTTCGATCTCCGGGGAAATCCCGGAGGAATCGGAGGCATGGCTCCGGGGATCGCGGGATTGCTGGAGACGCGCCAACTGTCGCTCGGACGGATGAACATGCGCACCGGCTATCAGAATTTTGTCGTCTTTCCCCAACCGAATCCTTATACCGGTCCGGTGGTGATCCTCATTGATGGCGGCAGCGGATCCACCACCGAAATCTTCGCGGCGGGATTGCAGGAGATCGGACGCGCCATCGTCATCGGCGAACGCAGTCTGGGCGCCGCCTTGCCCTCGATCTTTCACCGGCTGCCGACGGGAGCGCTCTTTCAATACGCTATCGCCGACTTCATCACTCCCCGGGGAACGATGCTCGAAGGGCGGGGTGTCGTCCCCGACATCGAGATTCGACTTACCCGACGCGCCCTGCTCGACGGAGGCGACCCGGCTCTGGAAGCCGCCATCGAGTATCTTCAGAAGCACCGAAAATCATCACGACGGATGAACACGGATCGTCTCACCCGATCCGTGTCCCATAAATCTGTGTCCATCCGTGGTCATCTGTGGTGA
- a CDS encoding NADH-quinone oxidoreductase subunit I produces the protein MSVLEIVKAIAQGLATTFKHLPDRVTTQYPDEPVVLERRFRGQHILHVDENGREKCVACFLCAIACPADAIYIEAAEDLRPYPERIGVDIRYARVYDIDYGKCIFCGYCEEACPKDAITMGPNFELAWYSREDMIKHKEDLLVTNLTISPRLTLVP, from the coding sequence ATGTCGGTGCTGGAAATCGTCAAGGCCATTGCGCAGGGACTGGCGACGACGTTTAAGCATCTGCCCGATCGGGTGACGACGCAGTACCCCGATGAGCCGGTCGTCCTCGAACGCCGATTTCGCGGTCAGCACATTCTCCACGTTGATGAAAACGGTCGGGAGAAATGCGTGGCCTGTTTCCTCTGCGCCATTGCCTGTCCGGCCGACGCCATCTACATTGAAGCCGCCGAGGACCTCCGCCCCTATCCCGAACGCATCGGCGTGGATATCCGCTATGCCAGGGTCTATGACATTGACTACGGCAAATGCATTTTCTGCGGCTACTGCGAAGAAGCCTGTCCCAAGGATGCCATCACCATGGGGCCGAATTTTGAACTCGCCTGGTACAGCCGCGAAGACATGATCAAGCATAAGGAAGACCTGCTCGTGACCAACCTGACGATCTCGCCGCGCTTGACGCTTGTTCCTTGA
- the ruvC gene encoding crossover junction endodeoxyribonuclease RuvC — protein MRVLGIDPGSETTGYGVIDTDGRIHRLAEYGTIRPRPKASFAEKLLYIEQHLQSLIERVKPDAVALEEAFYAVNVKTALKLGQVRGVALLVAARAGLPIYEYSPLEVKSAITGYGRAEKHQVQQMVKILLRLPTVPQPHDAADALAVAICHIHHQR, from the coding sequence ATGAGAGTTTTGGGCATTGATCCGGGGAGCGAAACGACCGGCTACGGAGTGATTGATACCGATGGCCGAATTCATCGGCTGGCCGAGTACGGAACGATCCGACCCCGACCAAAAGCGAGTTTTGCCGAGAAACTCCTCTACATCGAGCAACACCTGCAAAGCCTCATCGAGCGTGTGAAACCCGATGCCGTCGCGCTCGAAGAAGCTTTCTACGCCGTCAATGTCAAAACGGCGCTCAAGCTCGGTCAGGTTCGCGGAGTAGCGCTCCTGGTCGCCGCGCGGGCCGGTCTGCCGATCTACGAGTATTCTCCCCTCGAAGTCAAAAGCGCCATTACCGGCTATGGTCGAGCGGAAAAACATCAGGTGCAGCAGATGGTGAAAATCCTTCTGCGCTTGCCGACGGTGCCACAACCCCATGACGCTGCCGATGCTCTGGCCGTCGCCATCTGTCATATCCACCATCAGCGGTGA